Proteins from a genomic interval of Schistocerca serialis cubense isolate TAMUIC-IGC-003099 chromosome 11, iqSchSeri2.2, whole genome shotgun sequence:
- the LOC126426532 gene encoding nematocyst expressed protein 3-like, producing MASWRGCPVYQKALKSSRPPKKKPRTNRPPPPLRDMTNYPVLRGQPGALSSAATLVAATQAPDGSVAPVPLPAQTPTTSFAAAARSPPHCLSSVTAPTAHQLQEPAAAPSCPSVALSQPSAPTPTLPTTTPAPARRRGKQTTRDPAPVVETDASFLADMCEILQAVIRDTAQKIRQSEDGLSMVIALVEGLSQILL from the coding sequence atggcatcctggagagggtgccctgtttaccagaaggcactgaagtcttctcgtccacccaaaaagaaaccaagaacaaatcgACCTCCCCCACCGCTAAGGGACATGACCAACTACCCTGTTTTGCGGGGTCAGCCAGGTGCACTGTCCTCAGCAGCCACTCTGGTAGCAGCCACTCAGGCACCAGATGGTTCGgtggctcctgtgccccttcctgcccagactcccacgacatcctttgctgctgcagcccGGTCTCCTCCTCATTGTCTGTCTTCCGTGACGGCTCCCACTGCTCACcaactacaggagccagctgcagctcccTCCTGTCCATCTGTGGCTCTATCTCAGCCTTCTGCCCCTACCCCCACTCTGCCTACTACTACACCTGCTCCTGCGCGCCGTAGGGGCAAGCAGACCACCCGGGACCCTGCCCCAGTGGTGGAGACTGATGCGTCCTTTCTGGCGGACATGTGTGAAATCCTCCAggctgttattcgtgacactgcacaaaaaatccgtcagtcggaggacgggctctccatggtcatcgccctagtggaggggcttagtcaaatattgttgtaa